GCGTGTAGGCCTGGTGTTTGAGCGGGAGATCGTCGTCCATGAGGATCTCGTCGCGATACATGTTCGTGACCGGGACCTCCGCGGTCGGGCAGAGCCACAGGTCGTCCTCGGCGTAGTCGTCGTGCTCGCCGCCGCCGATCCGGTAGGCGTCCTCGTTGAATTTGGGGAGCTGTCCCGTCCCGCGCATGGACGAACTCTTGACGGGGATCGGCGGGAAGACGTCAGTATATCCCTGCTCGCGGTGGATGTCGAGCATGAACTGGATGAGCGCGTGTTCGAGGCGTGCGCCGTCGCCCTTCAGGAAGAAGAACCCCCCGCCGGCGACCTTCGCGGCTCGGTCCTCGTCGATAATCTCCAGGTCGTCGCCGAGGTCGTAGTGCGGCGTCACGTCGTCGGGGTCGACCCGCAGATCGTCGAAACCCTCGCGGTGGACCTCGACGTTGTCGCTCTCGTCCTCGCCCGGCGGCACGTCGTCCTGGGGGATATTGGGCAGTTCCAGCAGCGCGGCCTCCAGTTCGGCTTCCAGTTCGTCGGCGCGCTCCTCGACGTCTTCGAGTTCGGCTTTGAGTTCCTGGGAGCGATCGATGGCGTTCTGGGCCTCTTCCTCTTTGCCTTCCTGTTTGAGCTGGCCGATCTCGCTGGAGACCTCGTTGCGCTTGTGCCGCAAGTCGTCGCCGCTGGCCTTGAGTTCGCGCCACTGCTCGTCTATCTCCAGGATCGCGTCGAGATCGACGTCGGTTCCGCGGAGGGAAAGGGCCTCACGGACCGCTTCGGGGTTCTCGCGGAGATACTGCCGTGGGATCATTGTCTCTGAGTTCTGTGTGCCGCGTGAAAATCGTAGCGATACCACGTGCCGGCGTGCCACGGCCCGACACGCCCCTTTCACGGTATGATATACCAAGGCACAACCGTTAGCGTTCGGCGGACAATCCACGTGCTACGGGATCAGGTGTCACATGGGGGAGAACGACCACGTGCGTCTCGAGGAAGGCGGCGGATTCGCCAGCATGCTGGCGACCGAGGCGGTCCACTACCTGCCGGGGACAATCGCGGCCGAAGCGTTCGACGAGCACGGTCTGGGTGGGCGCGATACCCGGCGGCCGTACGACGACGGGGCGCTCACACTGGGTCACCACGGCGACGAGGGGATCCACGTCGCCTGGCTCAAGAGCGGCGAGTGGCTCGCCTACGAGACCGAGGTCGACGGTGCGGGCGTGTACGAACTCACTGCCCGCGTCGCGGCCGCCCCGGCGTACGGCGGCGGCTCGTTTCGAGTCGACTGCGACGGCGTCGACGTCGGCACGGTGGCGTTCGAGCCGACCGACCACTGGTACGACTTCCGGGCAGTGCGAATCCGGGTGAGGCTGGCCGCCGGCGAGCGCACGCTCAAAATCGTCGCCGAAGAAGGCGGCTGGAGTCTCGATCGAATCACGATCGAACGGCCGGCGTGAGAACGCGGAGCGTGAGGACGGACCAGTCCGTCGCTACATCCACAACAGCTGTGCGTGTCGCGTCCCCGCTAACTCCATGACGTTGTCGGGGTCGACGAACCCCTCTTCGATCGCCAGCTCAACGGCGTCCTCACCGACGAGGTTCGCGGTCGAACAGCGCGCGAGACTCTGGGCGACGGCGTCCGGATCAGCAGGGTCGCCGTCGTAGAACTCCTCGGTCACCGTCAGCGAGACGTCGCCGTTCTCGAAGGTCTCTCCGAGGACGTCGGCGTCACAGACCGCCACGAGCAGCCCTTCCTGTGTCTCCCGTTCGGAGAGCAACAACCCGTCGGCAGTGTTTTCGGTCGCCATCTTACTCCATCAGCCGCTCTTGCTGTTTCTCCTGGATTTCTTCTGCCTGCTCGGCGACCTCCTCGGCGCGGTCGTGCTCGCCGGCTTCTTCGAGGGCCCGGGCTTTCTCCTGAAGCACCTCGGCGTTGCGGAATCCGAGTCGCGTGGCGTTGTCGAGGGCTTCGACGGCCTGTTCGGCCAGCCCGCGTTCCAGCAGGAAGAACCCGCGGTTGTACCAGGCCTGGCCGGAGCGTTCGTCCAGTTCGACGGCGCGCTCGGCGTGTTCCAGGGCCTGCTCGGCCCGGCCGGACTCCCAGAGGGCGTAGGCCAGGTTGGTCTCTGCGGCGGCAGCGTGTTCGGAGTCGTCGTCGATCCGCAGCGCTTCCTGGTAGGCTCCGATGGCCTCCTCGTGTTCGTCCATCTCGGCGTGGGCGACGCCCTTGTTGACCCAGGCCTCCTGCTCGACGAGGTCCTCGTCAGTGAAGCGGGCGGCCCGCTCGAAGGTGTCGGTCGCCTGCTCGAAGCGGTTGATTCCCATGTAGTTGAGGCCGACGTCCAGCAGTTCCTCGGCGTCGACCTGGTCGTTCGACACGGTGCGCTCGTCGAGCATGTCCGCGAGGACGCGGCTGTCGACGGGGTCGACCTTGTCCTGATCGACTTCCAGTTCGGGCGGGTCGAGATCGAATCCCTCGTAGGGATCGCCGAATCCCTGTCCCTCCGAGAAACGGTGGTCGTCGCGCTCGTCGTCAGTCATACCGGAAGGTTGGCGAAGCAGAGGGTTAAGGGCTACGTCCCAAAGAGACGCGTATGAGCAAGCGGCTGTTCGTCAGCGTCGATCTGGACGGTCTCGCCGACGACGTCCGGGCAATCCAGGATCACTTCGAGGGTGCGAGCGGGCTGAATTTCGTCGATCCCGAGCAAGCCCACGTCACCCTCAAGTTTCTCGGAGATACCGACGAGGACCTCGTTCCCGACGTCTGTGAGGAACTCGAAGCCGCCGTCGAGGAGAGTGGTGTCGATCCCTTCGAGGCGACCTTCGGCGGGCTGGGGGTCTTTCCCTCCCGTTCGTACATCAGCGTCGTCTGGCTCGGCATCCGCGAGGGCGGCGAGCAACTGAGCGCACTCCACGAGGCCATCGAATCCCGAACGGTCGACCTGGGCTTCGATCCCGAAGAACACGACTTCACCCCACACGTCACGCTCGCGCGGATGAATCACGCCGGCGGGAAAGAACGCGTCCAGGACGTCGTCGAGAATCACGACCCCGACGCCGGACCGCTGCAGGTCGAGGAGATTAGACTGACCGAGAGCGTCCGCACCGAGGAGGGGCCGCGCTACTCGACGCTCGAACGTGTCCGTCTCTGAACTAATCCACCTGTGCCCACCGGTCTTAGGCCCGCCAAAACCCATCACGTTACTGATAGGTCTTAAGTGGCCGGGACGCGTAGGCGGCGGTGATGGATCTGTGGTTCAACCTGACGCTGGTGTTCGTCGCGGGGCTCATCACGGCGCTGGCGACGGGGTTAGGAGCGATCCCGTTCTTTCTGGTCGACGACATCGGCGACCGCTGGAACGTGATCCTGTGGGGCTTTGCCTCCGGGATCATGCTGTCGGCGTCGCTATTCGGGCTGATCCTGGAGGGACTGCAGAACGGTGGGAGCAGCCCGTACCTGAAACTCGGCGCTGGTCTGTTGACTGGGGTCGCACTCGTGGTGGTGAGTCACCGCGTTATCGAAGGGAGAGAAGTCAATCCCCGCGAGTACGAGGAGGCAGATTTCAAGAAGCTCGTGCTGATCCTCGGTATCTTGACCGTCCACAGTTTTCCGGAAGGTGTGGCAGTCGGGGTCTCCTTCGCCGAGTTAGGGTTCGAGGGCGTCGAGGGGTTCGTGATCGCAGGGCAACTCGTCCCGCTACTGGCGGTGTTCATGACAGTCGCGATCTCGATCCACAACATCCCCGAAGGCGTGGCGATTTCGATCCCGTTGCGGTCGATGGGCGTCAGCGAGTGGCGGATGGTCGGCTGGGCGGTCTTCTCTAGTCTCCCCCAGCCGATCGGGGCCGTCCTCGCCTTCTACTTCGTCCGAATCGCCCGGGAGTTTCTCCCCTTCGGCTTCGGGTTCGCTGCCGGTGCGATGATCTATCTCGTCCTAACGGAGTTCGTCCCGGAAGCGCTCGATCAGGGGTCGGGCCTGCCTGGGGGTGGCCGTCGAGAGTTGCTCGCCGGAATCGGGGGCGGCGTGGTGTTGATGGTGCCGCTGGCGTTCGTCTAGTCGGAAATCGAGGATGGTTCTATATGGGGAGTGAACTCTCGATGACTTCCAGATCGAGCTGGACGGAGAGCGGATCGGCGTGGTCACTCGGAGGGTTCTCGCTACGATAGCCCGAGTGGTCCAGCACGAAGTAGCCCGTTCCGTCGATGTCCAGAGAGGTCCGGCCGTCGGTCGTCACCTCGTAGAGGTCGGCGTCGACACGCAGCGACCGTCCGCTGAGCGACTGGTGGCCTGGCGGTTGTGCATCCGGATTCTCGCCGTTAGTGTAGGCCCGATACTGCTCTTTGGCACTGGCGCTCGTGAACACGTAGACGTCGAACGACTGGTCGTCACGAGCGATATATCGAACCTTTTCACCGCTGGCTGGCAACTCCGTGATGTTCCCACGCCCGACTGGAACAGTCACAGTCTCGTTTTTCGACAACACCACTTCACCACCCATACAACCGGCCGTGCCGACCGTCACACCGGCCAATACCGTCGAGAGAAATGCGCGACGTTGCATCACAATAATGTCTCGTGGAGACCTACATATGTTCACCTCCCCGATTCTCAGGTCTGAATACACGACCCACTGGCCAGTGGGCGTGAGGCGGAGCCGAACGCCGAGGAGTCACGAGCGTACGCAGGCGCAAAAGAACACACATTTAAGCCGGGACGCGGAAAGGATGCACACTATGGGTAAGAAATCGAAGGGCAAGAAAAAGCGCCTGGCAAAGCTAGAGCGCCAGAACAGCCGCGTCCCGGCCTGGGTCGTCATGAAGACCGACCGCGACGTCCAGCGCAACGCAAAGCGTCGCCACTGGCGGCGGAGTGACACCGACGAATAATGAGTTCCAGTGATTTCGAGGAGCGAGTCGTCACCGTCCCGCTCCGCGACGCCAAAGCAGCGCCCAAACAGGAGCGAGCCGACAAGGCGATGAAGATCATGCGCGAGCACCTCGCAAAGCAGTTCGCCGTCTCCGAGGACGCCGTCCGACTCGACCCCTCGCTGAACGAGGCGGTCTGGTCGCGCAGTCGGTCGAAGCCGCCGAGCAAGCTTCGCGTTCGCGCCGCTCGCTTCGAGGAAGAGGGCGAAGCGATCGTCGAAGCAGAACCGGCCGAGTAGAGCGTTGCTCCGCGCTGCCTTCTCCGGATCGTCGTACGTCGGTGTCTTCGCTCGCACCACCGACGACTGCCTGTTGATCCGGCCGGATCTGGACGACGACCTGCTGGAGACGCTGACCGACGCCCTCGAAGTGCCGGCTGTCGAGACAACCGTCGGCGGCTCCGGCACGGTCGGCTCGCTAGCCACTGGCAACGAGAACGGCCTGCTGGTGAGCAGCCGCGTCAGGGACACCGAGCGCGAGCGGATCGCCGAGGTCGTCGATCTGCCCGTCGTCGAGTTGCCGGGCAAGATCAACGCCGCCGGCAACGTCGTGCTGGCGAACGATTCTGGCGCGTACGTTCACCGCGACCTGCCCCGCGAGGCCGTCCAGGCAGTGAAAGACGCACTCGACGTGCCGGTCGAGCGCGGCGACATCGCGGGCGTCGAAACCGTGGGTACGGCCGCAGTCGCGACCAACAGCGGCGTCCTCGCCCATCCGAAAGCGACCGACGCCGAACTCGACGCGCTCGAAGAGCTGCTCGACGTGCCCGCCGACATCGGAACGATCAATTACGGCGGACCGCTGGTCGGCTCGGGACTCGTGGCCAACGAAAACGGCTACGTCGCCGGTCAGGAGACGACCGGGCCCGAATTAGGGCGGATCGAGGACGCGCTCGGGTATATTTGAGGACGGAAAACGACTCGCCGTTTTAGAATTTCTTCTGGACCAGTTGCAGCGCCTGCTCGCGGTCGTCCCAGGGGACGAACACCGAGACCGACGTCGCGGAGGTGATGACGTCGTAGATGTTGATGTGCGCATCCGAGAGGGGATCGACCACGCGTTTGACGTTGCCGGGCTGGTTCGGGAGTTCGCCGCCGGTAACCCGAACGACGGCGATTTCGTCTTCGACGGTCACAGACGAAAGGGTCTCGTCGTCGACGACCTTGTCGTGCAAGAGTGCTTCAACCTCGTCGGCCTTCGCCTGGTCGACGTAGAACGTCACCGAGTCCATTCCCGAGGAGTTGGCCTCGATGTTGATGCCCTCGTCGCCCAGTGCCGACGCGAGATTACCCAGGATGCCGGGGCTGTTTCGGATGGCCCGGCCGGCGATGGTCACGCAGGCCAGTTTCGTCTCTTCGAGGTCGATGAGGTTCTGGAACTGGCCCTCGATGGAGGTTCCCCCTGCGAGCAGGTCGCCCGTCTGGTAGTGGACGACCCGGACGCCGAGGTTGGCGTCCTTGTAGCTGAGCGCGGAGGGCGCGACGACTTCCGCGCCGCGGAAGGATAGCGATCGGAGTTCGTCGACGGTGATCTCGCCGACGTTGCGCGCGCCTTCGACGACGCGGGGGTCGCCGGTCATGACGCCCTCGACGTCGGTGACGATCACCACTTCGTCGGCGTCCATGTACTTGCCCAGCATGACAGCCGAGGTGTCCGAGCCGCCGCGGCCGAGCGTCGTGACGTTGCCCTGGTGGTCCTGAGCGAGGAAGCCAGTGATGACCGGGACGACATCGTTGAGTTGGCCGGCGAGCGCGTGGGTCCGCCGGGTCGTCTCCTCGACGT
The Halapricum salinum genome window above contains:
- a CDS encoding carbohydrate-binding protein, with the translated sequence MGENDHVRLEEGGGFASMLATEAVHYLPGTIAAEAFDEHGLGGRDTRRPYDDGALTLGHHGDEGIHVAWLKSGEWLAYETEVDGAGVYELTARVAAAPAYGGGSFRVDCDGVDVGTVAFEPTDHWYDFRAVRIRVRLAAGERTLKIVAEEGGWSLDRITIERPA
- a CDS encoding translation initiation factor IF-6 — encoded protein: MLRAAFSGSSYVGVFARTTDDCLLIRPDLDDDLLETLTDALEVPAVETTVGGSGTVGSLATGNENGLLVSSRVRDTERERIAEVVDLPVVELPGKINAAGNVVLANDSGAYVHRDLPREAVQAVKDALDVPVERGDIAGVETVGTAAVATNSGVLAHPKATDAELDALEELLDVPADIGTINYGGPLVGSGLVANENGYVAGQETTGPELGRIEDALGYI
- a CDS encoding 50S ribosomal protein L31e, producing MSSSDFEERVVTVPLRDAKAAPKQERADKAMKIMREHLAKQFAVSEDAVRLDPSLNEAVWSRSRSKPPSKLRVRAARFEEEGEAIVEAEPAE
- the thpR gene encoding RNA 2',3'-cyclic phosphodiesterase gives rise to the protein MSKRLFVSVDLDGLADDVRAIQDHFEGASGLNFVDPEQAHVTLKFLGDTDEDLVPDVCEELEAAVEESGVDPFEATFGGLGVFPSRSYISVVWLGIREGGEQLSALHEAIESRTVDLGFDPEEHDFTPHVTLARMNHAGGKERVQDVVENHDPDAGPLQVEEIRLTESVRTEEGPRYSTLERVRL
- a CDS encoding ZIP family metal transporter, which encodes MDLWFNLTLVFVAGLITALATGLGAIPFFLVDDIGDRWNVILWGFASGIMLSASLFGLILEGLQNGGSSPYLKLGAGLLTGVALVVVSHRVIEGREVNPREYEEADFKKLVLILGILTVHSFPEGVAVGVSFAELGFEGVEGFVIAGQLVPLLAVFMTVAISIHNIPEGVAISIPLRSMGVSEWRMVGWAVFSSLPQPIGAVLAFYFVRIAREFLPFGFGFAAGAMIYLVLTEFVPEALDQGSGLPGGGRRELLAGIGGGVVLMVPLAFV
- a CDS encoding 50S ribosomal protein L39e translates to MGKKSKGKKKRLAKLERQNSRVPAWVVMKTDRDVQRNAKRRHWRRSDTDE
- the serS gene encoding serine--tRNA ligase: MIPRQYLRENPEAVREALSLRGTDVDLDAILEIDEQWRELKASGDDLRHKRNEVSSEIGQLKQEGKEEEAQNAIDRSQELKAELEDVEERADELEAELEAALLELPNIPQDDVPPGEDESDNVEVHREGFDDLRVDPDDVTPHYDLGDDLEIIDEDRAAKVAGGGFFFLKGDGARLEHALIQFMLDIHREQGYTDVFPPIPVKSSSMRGTGQLPKFNEDAYRIGGGEHDDYAEDDLWLCPTAEVPVTNMYRDEILMDDDLPLKHQAYTPNFRREAGEHGTETRGIVRVHQFNKVELVNFVAPEESDERLEALVSEAEEVLERLELPYRTVTLCGGDLTFASAKTYDIEVWAPGDDMDHGPDVGGRWLEVSSASNFEDFQARRAGIQYRPERHESADYIHTLNASGLALPRVMVAILEYYQNDDGTVTIPEALRPYMDGQEVIEGHDPVGESAVGAGEKD
- a CDS encoding tetratricopeptide repeat protein, which encodes MTDDERDDHRFSEGQGFGDPYEGFDLDPPELEVDQDKVDPVDSRVLADMLDERTVSNDQVDAEELLDVGLNYMGINRFEQATDTFERAARFTDEDLVEQEAWVNKGVAHAEMDEHEEAIGAYQEALRIDDDSEHAAAAETNLAYALWESGRAEQALEHAERAVELDERSGQAWYNRGFFLLERGLAEQAVEALDNATRLGFRNAEVLQEKARALEEAGEHDRAEEVAEQAEEIQEKQQERLME
- a CDS encoding aspartate kinase; this encodes MRVVAKFGGTSLGNGDRINRAADSIAKAVEQGHEIAVVASAMGNTTDDLLSEIEYDVTEEDRAQIVSMGERTSVRMLKGALAARGIEAVFLEPGSEQWPIITDEYGEVDVEETTRRTHALAGQLNDVVPVITGFLAQDHQGNVTTLGRGGSDTSAVMLGKYMDADEVVIVTDVEGVMTGDPRVVEGARNVGEITVDELRSLSFRGAEVVAPSALSYKDANLGVRVVHYQTGDLLAGGTSIEGQFQNLIDLEETKLACVTIAGRAIRNSPGILGNLASALGDEGINIEANSSGMDSVTFYVDQAKADEVEALLHDKVVDDETLSSVTVEDEIAVVRVTGGELPNQPGNVKRVVDPLSDAHINIYDVITSATSVSVFVPWDDREQALQLVQKKF
- a CDS encoding DUF424 domain-containing protein, with the protein product MLLSERETQEGLLVAVCDADVLGETFENGDVSLTVTEEFYDGDPADPDAVAQSLARCSTANLVGEDAVELAIEEGFVDPDNVMELAGTRHAQLLWM